From a single Eleginops maclovinus isolate JMC-PN-2008 ecotype Puerto Natales chromosome 18, JC_Emac_rtc_rv5, whole genome shotgun sequence genomic region:
- the exosc5 gene encoding exosome complex component RRP46 — translation MSPPSPRSRSMEVCARTNVTLREFGCEQTLLSRPDGSASFVQGDTSVMAAVYGPAEVKVSKEIYDRATLEVLIQPKVGLPSVRERSQEQCVRETCEASLLLTLHPRSSLTLILQLIHDDGSRLSCFLNAACMALMDAGLPMNCLFCGVTCAINADSEIITDPTAAQEKESRALMTFAIDSKEQRVMMSYTTGSFSVHELQQCIAVSQKASENIFQFYRDSVRRRYSKNL, via the exons ATGAGTCCTCCATCGCCGCGTAGTAGAAGCATGGAAGTGTGCGCCCGTACAAACGTTACTCTGAGAGAGTTTGGGTGTGAACAGACCTTACTGTCTCGACCTGATGGTTCAGCGTCCTTCGTACAAG GGGACACGAGTGTGATGGCCGCAGTGTACGGGCCAGCTGAGGTCAAAGTCAGTAAGGAGATCTATGACCGGGCAACCCTGGAGGTATTGATCCAGCCCAAAGTGGGATTGCCCA GTGTAAGGGAGCGATCCCAGGAGCAGTGTGTGCGAGAAACCTGCGAGGCGTCTCTGCTGTTGACCCTCCACCCTCGCTCCTCCCTCACCCTCATTCTCCAGCTGATCCACGACGACGGCTCT CGCCTGTCCTGCTTCCTGAACGCCGCCTGTATGGCCCTCATGGACGCAGGCCTGCCCATGAACTGCCTGTTCTGCGGGGTGACCTGTGCCATCAACGCAGACTCTGAGATCATCACGGACCCCACTGCAGCTCAGGAAAAG GAAAGTCGAGCTTTGATGACTTTTGCGATTGACAGCAAGGAACAAAGAGTGATGATGTCATACACCACGGGATCATTTTCAGTTCATGAG ctgcagcagtgtATAGCAGTCAGCCAGAAAGCATCAGAGAACATCTTCCAGTTCTACAGAGACTCCGTTAGGAGGCGGTACTCCAAAAACCTCTGA